ATTCGGCCGATGGGCCCCCCGAGTGTCCCTTGCTCACGGGTTGATCCCGGCGTACCCGCTGAGAACGGCATTTCGGGGTCCCCGCTGGTGTTACAGGTTCTCTCCCGGTTGATCGGCGCAGACGTTCAAACGGTCTTCCCGCAGGAGACCGTCGCGTAGTGTGCCGGACCGCTTGTCCTCCACTCGGAGGCTGTGGCTGTGGCTAGGTGCGGCGGCGACGGGAGGGTAACGCTCCTGTAGTGGCGAGGTGTTCGGCGACATCGAGCAGCTTGATGTTCGTCCGGGAACTGGCCTGGGTGAGCATGATGAACGCGTTCTGGGCCGTGAGGCCGTACCGCTCCATCAGGATGCCCTTGGCCTGCCCAATGACATCGCGGGAACGTAAGGCATCGCGCATCTGCCCCAGTTTCGTGGCATCCGCGAAGGCGATCGACGCGTGAGAGGCAATGAGCAGCCCGACCTGTTCCGATTCCACAGTGAAAGCGTTTGGAGTCCGTCCATAAAGGTTCAGGGCACCCAGATTGTCGCCTTCAACATAGAGCTGGAACGAGAGCATGCTCGCCGCACCCAACGCGGCAGCCTTACGGCTGAACTCGGGCCACCGCCGCTCGGAGAGCATGTCCGGGACGGTGACCGTCTGATGCTCGAACATGGCGTCCAGGCAGGGTCCCTGATTCACCTCGGATTGAAGGGCATCCACCTTTTGAGGCAGATCGCTCGAGGGTACATGCGATTGCACATCGCGTCGGCCCATCACCACGCTGATAGAACCTTCGTCGGTACCGGGGACGAGTTCGATTGCGGCACGCACCAGGTGCGCCAGGATCTCCAGCGGTTCATCCTCCGCCTGCAGGGACCGGGCCAGCGCGCTCATCTGCTCAGCCAGTCCCTCCACCTCCCCCTTCTGGTCCTTGCCCTCTTCCTTCCCATCCGAGCCGTCAACAACGTCAGCAACGTCAGCAACGTCACTTACGTCATCACTTCCGTCTTGTCCTGCACCGTTGGTTGCCATTCACCCAGTATGGATCCGGCACACAACCCACCAGCCACGCCCCTAGGGCACAACCACTCATCCTCACCGAGGACACGGCACCTGTCACCTGCAATCCCAAACGTTGATGACGGGTGCACCGGATTCCATCAGATAGTGGCTGAGTAGTGAGAGGGAGTATTCGATGGCATAGCTCTATTCCGATCACTACCGCACCCAGGCGTTACACACACAGGTCATGGCTTATGGTTTTCGAAACTCCTCCGACCGTGCAGGACCACGAATCCGAGCAGACAAAGGCTCTCAACCACCTCCGGAGGTTTGTCTGAGACTCAGCTTTCCGCTCTCGCCCTCATTGCACGCTCATCCCGTCCCCGTCCCCGGCCCACCCAGCAGCGAGCTGGTGAGTGGGCACATTCTCGAGGAGTTCAGGAGCCAGGGCGTCAGCACGTCCTCACTGAGAGTTGTCGATGACGACGTCAAGCGAGGCGTGAAGAGCGACATAGGCGAGGGAGATCGGAGGCCAGAGATTCATACACAAATCCTTGCCGCGGACATCCTGGTCCTCCCCACCCCTATCTGGAGGGGGCACCCCTGTAGCCTCGCCCAGCAGGTGATGGAGCGGCTAGAAGCCGACCTCTGCGAAATTGATGAGCAAGGCCGGCCTATCATGGACGGGAACGTCGCGACCGTCGCCGTCGTGGGCAACGAGGACGGCGCCCACAAAACTATCGCGGATCTCATGCAAGGCCTCAATGATGGCAGCTTCACTCTCCCCGCCCGGGCCCCGGGGCCCTATCGCTTCCACAAACGCCGGCCTCGCCCGTAGCGCGACCGACCTCGTCACCTACCTCACCAACAACGAGTACCCGGCGGAATAGGGCGCAGTATCGCCGCACCCCTCGACACGCGCTGACACGAAACCGGCACCCGGGGCACGTGGCGCCGAGAGCTCGCCGAGGGTCTTTCTGTACGGGCCACGGGCAAGACCTCGAGCGCCCACTTCACTTACGAGTGCATGTGCTGAAAACCTGCCAGAGGGCGGATTGTCAGGCGGGGCAGGCGAGGGTGCGGGTGAGTGGTGTGTCGCTGGTCCAGGTTCCGACTTTGGCGGTGAGATTCAGTACGAAATTTCCGGTCCGGCTGGTCGCGCGTGCAATGGTCGCTGTGGTTTGTGTGGCCGTGAGGTTTTGACTGGTGACGGCGGGGTTCGTGCCGGGTTCTGCGAGGGTGAGCGTGTATGCGGTGGCTCGATTGACGCGACTGAAGCCGGTGATGCTTACTGTCATCGTGCGGCGTGTGTCGCAGCTGTAGGTACCTGTCAGAGATGTGGATGCGGGAATGTCATAGGTGCCGACGGTGACAGGCGCGGATGTCGCATCGGTGAAGGTGGCCTGCGCGAGAGCTGTCCCGCCGATGATGGCGCTGGCCGTGATCAGGGCGACGTGAATCCACCGGTAGCGTGACGACCGGCGCGTTTCCGGGCCGCGCATCAGCGCCTCCGCATCGCAGCGGCTGCTTGCGGGACGCGGTGCCTGCGATCTGGTCGCTCATGGACAATGAGACCCGCTTCCTGGATCGCCCGGTGCTATGTGTCCACCCTAAGCTGCGGCGGTGCGGAAGGGACGCCAGTCCGACCAGCAGGACGGTCGGAGTGGTGTGCCGCGGGCGCTGCGGGGCTTCCGGCGAGCGTCCTGGTTCTGGGGTCCGCGGGTCTGTACTCACGGATGGATCCCTGATGGGAAATTCCTGGTGGTTCAGCGAACGGGTTCGAACCACCAGGAACTCCGGCATCTGCGTCTTCCCCACAATGTCCCTCCCTACGATCGCTACGCTAGGTACCTGACCTAGGAGAACTCCCTCCCCGCGACCACCGGTCCGGAATCGTTACCCATCCACGCCGGATGCATCGCGCCCTCAAGCCGACACCGCCAACGCCACCATCGATCAGCCCGCGATTCCCCTCGCGTCAGTGTCCATTGTGGGTTTCGCAACAGGAACGCCCCAAAGTCCCGACATCGTGCAACATCGGTCTGGCGCGTAGTTCGTAGGGGGATCCTTCTACGGGTTGGTGGATGATTGACCGTCTGCGTGCACCGTGAAGATTTGAACCTTGAAGCGGTGGGCGAGGTCCTGGATGTCGGTGTCGCCGGCGCAGACCGTGGTCGCGAGAACGTCCGCGGTGAGAATGTCCATGGCGATGACACTCGCCTGCACAACTGGCTGGGATCCTCCTCCCTTGCCTGAGGGTGACCAGATGTGGTGGCCGCGTTCGCTCGCTCCTGAGGTTGCGATGGCGGTTCGTCCCGGGGACATCGTGATGGTGGTGATTATGGTCGTTCTGTCCGTCGGATTAACGATGCCTATGGCCCAGGGGGTGCCTGGTGCTTGGACGCCGCTGCACAGGATGTCTCCTCCACAGTTCAGGGACCAGTCGTGTACGCCCTGCTGTCGTAGGTATTGTCCTGCCTGGTCGATGGCATGGGCTTTCACGACACCGTTGAGGTCCAGGTGGCCGCCGGGGTCGTGTGGGTCGAAGAGCCCGCCGGTGGTGTTGCGCCACTCCACGGCCAGAGCGTACATTTCCCGTACTTCCCTCGAGCTGCGGGACAGTAACAGGCGCCCGTCCGTTACTTGCCTGAGCTCGGAGTCAGGTTTGTAGAGGCTGAATCGGTCGTCGTGGGCCCGAAAAATCTTCTGCACGTCGGCCGTGCAAGCCGCCGTCGCTTCCGGTGGTGCGCGGAAGCTGACAACGGTACCCATGGTGAAGAACACGGTGGCAGGTCCTACCGTCAGGTTGCTGGTGGCGGATGGGATGGCCGGTTCAGGGGCTTCATCTGCTGTTCGGAGGGGTTGACGGCTTGGTGTTGTAGTCATGAGGTTGCCTCATCGAGCGCGGCTTGCAGGGACGCAGCGTAGGCCTGGGAGGTGTAGGTGGCGCCGCTGATCATGGTGATGTCGGTGCTCTGGGCGGCCAGGACGGCATTGCCGAGCAGGTTTTCCATCCGTTGGTTGATATCCCGAGACACCGGGTTCTGGGCGAGGAGCGCTGCGTCGACGTTCGTGATCACGCCGTTGGTGACGGTCACGCCGACGCTGACTGATCCGCGCGGGTACGGGACGGGGGGCCCGACGAAGGTCCCATCCGCAGCTGCGGCGGCGGTGATGGTGGGATCGGCGGTGATAGCGGCCATGTCTGCTCCGCGCGCGCCCTGGCCTCTGCGACCGGGGCCGTCGAAACGGTCGCTGAAGGCGGCCGCCATGCGTCCTCCGCCCCGGCCAGTGTCGAGGATGGTGGCGGTCGTCGCGGCAGCATTATTGGTTTGGGTGCCGGCCTGCCAGCCGATGATCAGGATGCAGGCAGTGGCAGCTGCTGCGGATGCGGCGATGCGTGGTCTCATGGGCCATCCTTGCGGGCAATACCGGGCATCACAGACCTGCCTGGTCCAGGGCTGACTGCAGGGATTCAAGGTATGCCTCGGACGTGTAGGTGGCACCGCTGATCATGCTGACCTCGGCTGATTGCGCGGTGAGTGCCTCGCTGCGTAGGAGTGGGACGGCGCGCGCGTTGATGCGCTCCGATTTGTCGCCGTGGGTGGTGCTCAATCCGGCTGTGGCATCGGTGAGGGTCCCGTCCGCGACGGTGATCGTGACGGTCACTGACCCGTACTCGTGGTCGACCGTGGTGCCCGTGTAGGACACAGCAGAGGTGTTGGTGTCCGTGGTGGTGCTTGCAGATGTTCCGGTGTCCGGATCCGGGGTGGTGGTTTCGGGGCTGGTCCCCGGGGTTGGTGTGGTGCTGCCGGCGGTGGTGCCTGCCTGCACGGTGGCCGGTTGCACGCCCAGTTGCCAGCCCAGGACGAGGATGGACAGTGAGGCGATACCTGATCCGAGGAGTGCTCTGGTGTTCATAGCGCGAACCTTTCCGAGTGGATGTTCTCTGACGGGAAGCCGGCATGACGGGCGTCGTCCAGGACCAGGTCGGTCCAGGGCAGGGGCCCACAGACATACACGTCAGGTACCTGCTCTGGTGGGAGGTAGGAGGTCATGGTGTACCCGGAGGCGACGGCGGACGCGGGCAACCAGGACGAGTTCCCGGTCGCTCGAGGCCCGGTGAGGACGAACAGTCGTGCTCCCCGCTGCTCGCAGAGGGCGCTGATTTCGTCGAGGAGGTACACCTCGTCCGGGCGTGAGGCGCGCAGTATCACGGTCGCTCCTCCGTGGGGGAAGGTCAGGTCCTCCAGGAGCCCGCGGATGGGTGCGTTTCCGATGCCCGAGCCGATCAGCAGGACTTGCGCCGAGGCGCGGGCGGCTTCGGTGAAGATGCCGTACGGGCCCTCGATCGCTACCTTGGTCCCGGGCCGGATGTTCATCAGTTTCGCTGTTCCCGTCCCCAGGTTCCTGACCGTGATGCGCAGGGAGGTGGGTGTGGGCCTGGCGGAGATGGAGAAGGGGTGGGGCTGCCACCACAGGTCAGGGGTGAGGAACCTCCAGATGAAGTACTGTCCCGCCCGGGTGTTCAGGCGTGCAAGATCCCGCCCGGTCATGTCGACCGTTGCTACGCCCGGTGCTACCTCGGTGACCCGGGTGATGCGTACCTGGTGGTGCAGGGAGCGGGTGATCGGCACCAGTACCCGGTAGGTCAGGACCGCCGCACCGGTGAGGACCATCAGTGCAATCCAGTACCAGCGCTGGATGGTGCCTGGTGCGAAGAGCCCGCTGAGGCTGAACTGGTGGGGGATGGACAGGGCCACCGCCGCATAGGTGAGCAGGTGGATACCGTGCCAGATCTCCTGGGGGAGCCGGCGCTTGACGGCGATCACGGACGTTACCGCGACCACGACGAAC
This genomic interval from Arthrobacter agilis contains the following:
- a CDS encoding FMN-binding protein; protein product: MNTRALLGSGIASLSILVLGWQLGVQPATVQAGTTAGSTTPTPGTSPETTTPDPDTGTSASTTTDTNTSAVSYTGTTVDHEYGSVTVTITVADGTLTDATAGLSTTHGDKSERINARAVPLLRSEALTAQSAEVSMISGATYTSEAYLESLQSALDQAGL
- a CDS encoding FAD:protein FMN transferase; translated protein: MFFTMGTVVSFRAPPEATAACTADVQKIFRAHDDRFSLYKPDSELRQVTDGRLLLSRSSREVREMYALAVEWRNTTGGLFDPHDPGGHLDLNGVVKAHAIDQAGQYLRQQGVHDWSLNCGGDILCSGVQAPGTPWAIGIVNPTDRTTIITTITMSPGRTAIATSGASERGHHIWSPSGKGGGSQPVVQASVIAMDILTADVLATTVCAGDTDIQDLAHRFKVQIFTVHADGQSSTNP
- a CDS encoding flavodoxin family protein; this translates as MSGHILEEFRSQGVSTSSLRVVDDDVKRGVKSDIGEGDRRPEIHTQILAADILVLPTPIWRGHPCSLAQQVMERLEADLCEIDEQGRPIMDGNVATVAVVGNEDGAHKTIADLMQGLNDGSFTLPARAPGPYRFHKRRPRP
- a CDS encoding FMN-binding protein, which codes for MRPRIAASAAAATACILIIGWQAGTQTNNAAATTATILDTGRGGGRMAAAFSDRFDGPGRRGQGARGADMAAITADPTITAAAAADGTFVGPPVPYPRGSVSVGVTVTNGVITNVDAALLAQNPVSRDINQRMENLLGNAVLAAQSTDITMISGATYTSQAYAASLQAALDEATS
- a CDS encoding ferredoxin reductase family protein, producing MAIRESPTQPVTVQGSHRNLPPAPGLPPTVGLPVSTYRQRARRRLWAADALTIILVASVAVAVALFLSDGGAAGFGSFAGMLTSMGVIAGLAAMDLVLVMFLLSARVPIIDRTIGQDKALLVHGSLGEPILYLLLAHGVLLLLGYAATEGITPMAEALSLWASGLDLRWAVLSLVLFVVVAVTSVIAVKRRLPQEIWHGIHLLTYAAVALSIPHQFSLSGLFAPGTIQRWYWIALMVLTGAAVLTYRVLVPITRSLHHQVRITRVTEVAPGVATVDMTGRDLARLNTRAGQYFIWRFLTPDLWWQPHPFSISARPTPTSLRITVRNLGTGTAKLMNIRPGTKVAIEGPYGIFTEAARASAQVLLIGSGIGNAPIRGLLEDLTFPHGGATVILRASRPDEVYLLDEISALCEQRGARLFVLTGPRATGNSSWLPASAVASGYTMTSYLPPEQVPDVYVCGPLPWTDLVLDDARHAGFPSENIHSERFAL
- a CDS encoding GAF and ANTAR domain-containing protein, which encodes MATNGAGQDGSDDVSDVADVADVVDGSDGKEEGKDQKGEVEGLAEQMSALARSLQAEDEPLEILAHLVRAAIELVPGTDEGSISVVMGRRDVQSHVPSSDLPQKVDALQSEVNQGPCLDAMFEHQTVTVPDMLSERRWPEFSRKAAALGAASMLSFQLYVEGDNLGALNLYGRTPNAFTVESEQVGLLIASHASIAFADATKLGQMRDALRSRDVIGQAKGILMERYGLTAQNAFIMLTQASSRTNIKLLDVAEHLATTGALPSRRRRT